The following are encoded in a window of Megalops cyprinoides isolate fMegCyp1 chromosome 16, fMegCyp1.pri, whole genome shotgun sequence genomic DNA:
- the ercc6l gene encoding DNA excision repair protein ERCC-6-like, which translates to MGLGKTIQIIAFLSGMYDSELVKHTLLVMPTSLLGTWTKEFAKWTPGMRVKEFHGKSKMERIRNLERVQRKGGVIVTTYNMLLTNWELLASYNGHEFKWDYVILDEAHKIKSSSTKTAKSAHAIPAKHRILLTGTPLQNNLGELWALFDFVFQGGLLGTSKTFKSEYENPITRAREKDATPGEKALGLKIAENLMAIINPYFLRRTKQEVQSKKQSAMNTRNSPLNAEDKENQNPNAGGFQMPSLTRKNDLIVWTYLSAVQEDIYRQFISLDHIKELLLTSRSPLAELNILKKLCDHPRLLSVRAVAQLGLEAGLNPSEHQDENMSAACQITDIPDETLVSESGKLSFLVGLLERLREERHRTLVFSQSRKMLDIIERVLVNRGFKLVRIDGTVIHLSERERRIALFQTDNQYSVFLLTTQVGGVGITLTAANRVVIFDPSWNPATDAQAVDRAYRIGQTENVVIYRLITCGTVEEKIYRRQIFKDSLIRQTTGDKKNPFRYFSRQELKELFTLEDTRSSSTQLQLQSLHSKQRRTDPQMDEHITYLHTMEMFGISDHDLMFSHDAAVHEDCPEDQESHNYIENRVQKAHELMKAESELQMQFMDNITSSTEPAFLRNPGPAKRFTDHNPAKVKPDNLPVRVNNDSASSPSVVDLTQEDIHNISNKLSDFVLNGSTENGIHLKENSPECSVEKDSEPLEINSGNSHSLDQSLIEVASCEVNDIVDTSALKAEERMTSSFEETEKISSMNEGIGVEELVLNPPEDVSRKSLSLQDSKASPVFQSLPVQEGRTTDEGDSVQYLTHSKLSILQKSDLDDESHADASLKAGSDLESFQGNFNLQLEESGDEVVSENENLPRVEDGPDLQLQMDSSRLHTEREQHALKSDGENFNISMSSVEDASVCVSEKDATADSFVHSVRKKKNLRVIYDSDDEENTNGEGDADLPLSSSLSEPFKGVGCSTPKLAKSTSFLSSTQHRKSIGGNTSVASRKSFIEAVVDDVEDLLEDMEADDEGETSNSVVECTGSCSKSDMEEDLEEETSKKENDETEDGEQSALDYSSESEMLDEECSVEESTGDLDLASDETMEQCAQEEPVSSHNDNRASTTFSQSAHVPEDEYESLVRTGKECYSEGKLKEALDSFLKALDIRSGDHEIQLMTIQLYRKLSQH; encoded by the coding sequence GAAACTTGGAGAGGGTCCAAAGAAAAGGTGGTGTCATCGTTACCACATACAATATGTTGCTTACCAACTGGGAGCTCCTCGCCTCTTACAACGGTCATGAGTTTAAATGGGATTATGTCATCTTGGATGAAGCGCACAAAATTAAATCGTCCTCCACCAAAACTGCCAAAAGTGCACATGCCATACCAGCTAAACACCGCATCCTTCTCACTGGCACCCCTTTGCAGAACAACCTAGGGGAGCTGTGGGCACTGTTCGACTTTGTGTTTCAAGGGGGGCTCCTTGGTACCTCTAAAACCTTCAAGTCTGAATATGAAAACCCCATCACACGCGCCAGAGAGAAGGATGCAACCCCGGGTGAAAAGGCACTGGGGTTGAAGATTGCTGAAAATTTGATGGCAATTATAAATCCATACTTCTTACGGAGAACAAAGCAGGAGGTTCAAAGTAAAAAGCAAAGTGCCATGAATACCAGGAACAGCCCCCTGAATGCAGAAGACAAGGAGAACCAAAACCCCAATGCTGGTGGGTTTCAGATGCCAAGCCTCACAAGAAAGAATGACCTGATTGTGTGGACATACTTGAGTGCAGTCCAGGAAGACATCTACAGGCAGTTTATTTCACTGGATCACATCAAGGAACTTCTGTTGACCTCCCGCTCACCATTGGCAGAGCTGAATATACTGAAAAAGCTGTGTGACCATCCAAGGCTTTTGTCAGTCAGAGCTGTTGCTCAGCTAGGTCTAGAAGCTGGACTCAACCCCAGTGAGCATCAAGATGAAAATATGTCTGCTGCCTGCCAAATTACTGATATACCAGATGAAACCTTGGTATCAGAATCTGGCAAGCTGAGTTTCCTTGTTGGTCTTTTGGAAAGGCTGCGAGAAGAACGCCATCGCACACTTGTGTTCTCCCAGTCCAGGAAGATGTTGGACATTATTGAGCGAGTCTTAGTCAACAGAGGTTTCAAACTTGTAAGAATTGATGGCACTGTAATTcacctgtcagagagagagagacgtatTGCCCTCTTCCAGACTGACAACCAATACTCTGTGTTTCTTCTGACCACCCAAGTGGGAGGTGTAGGAATCACATTGACTGCAGCCAACAGAGTGGTCATCTTCGACCCTAGCTGGAATCCTGCAACAGATGCCCAGGCTGTGGACAGAGCCTATCGAATTGGGCAGACGGAAAATGTTGTGATCTACCGGCTCATCACCTGTGGGACCGTGGAGGAGAAGATTTACAGGCGCCAGATCTTCAAGGACTCCTTGATCAGACAGACTACAGGAGATAAAAAGAACCCATTTCGGTACTTCAGTCGACAGGAGCTGAAAGAACTCTTCACGCTTGAAGACACTCGGTCATCCTCAACTCAGCTCCAGCTGCAGTCGCTGCACTCCAAGCAGAGACGCACCGATCCTCAAATGGATGAGCACATCACTTACTTGCACACTATGGAAATGTTTGGTATTTCAGACCATGACCTCATGTTCTCCCATGATGCAGCAGTACATGAAGACTGCCCAGAGGATCAAGAATCTCACAACTACATTGAAAACCGTGTTCAGAAGGCTCATGAGCTGATGAAAGCTGAGTCAGAACTGCAAATGCAGTTTATGGACAACATCAcctccagcacagagcctgCATTTCTTAGGAATCCAGGTCCGGCCAAGAGATTCACTGATCATAATCCAGCAAAGGTGAAACCAGACAACCTCCCTGTTAGAGTCAATAATGACAGTGCTTCCTCTCCTTCAGTGGTAGACCTCACTCAGGAGGACATCCACAACATAAGCAACAAATTGTCAGATTTTGTTCTTAATGGTAGCACTGAAAATGGCATTCACCTGAAAGAGAACTCGCCTGAATGTTCAGTAGAAAAGGACAGTGAACCTCTAGAAATTAATTCAGGAAACTCCCACTCTTTAGACCAATCCCTTATAGAAGTGGCCTCATGTGAGGTGAATGACATTGTTGACACTTCAGCTCTCAAAGCTGAAGAAAGGATGACCTCATCTtttgaggagacagagaaaatttCATCAATGAATGAGGGCATAGGTGTGGAAGAGCTTGTGCTTAATCCACCGGAAGATGTGTCACGCAAATCCCTCAGTCTGCAGGACTCTAAGGCTTCTCCAGTGTTCCAGAGCTTACCAGTTCAAGAGGGCCGCACAACGGATGAAGGTGATTCTGTTCAATATCTTACACATTCAAAATTGTCTATCCTTCAGAAGTCAGATCTTGATGATGAAAGTCATGCAGATGCATCCTTGAAAGCAGGTTCTGATCTTGAGTCTTTCCAGGGGAATTTCAATTTGCAACTGGAAGAGAGTGGTGATGAAGTTGTGTCAGAGAATGAAAACTTGCCCCGAGTGGAAGATGGCCCAGATCTCCAACTGCAAATGGATAGCAGCAGGctacatacagagagagaacagcatgCTTTGAAGAGTGACGGTGAAAACTTCAATATTAGCATGTCTTCTGTGGAGGATGCAAGTGTTTGTGTTAGTGAGAAAGACGCAACAGCAGACTCCTTTGTCCATtctgtgagaaaaaagaaaaatctgagaGTCATttatgacagtgatgatgaagaaaacacaaacgGAGAAGGTGATGCAGATCTCCCTTTAAGTAGCTCCCTCAGTGAACCCTTCAAAGGGGTTGGGTGTTCCACTCCAAAGCTTGCCAAGTCCACATCGTTTTTGTCCTCCACGCAGCACAGGAAAAGCATTGGTGGAAATACATCAGTGGCGTCAAGAAAGTCTTTTATCGAGGCTGTGGTGGATGATGTGGAAGACCTGCTTGAGGACATGGAGGCAGATGATGAGGGCGAGACATCCAATAGTGTAGTGGAGTGTACAGGCTCTTGCAGTAAGTCTGACATGGAGGAAGACCTTGAAGAAGAAacttcaaagaaagaaaatgacgAGACAGAAGATGGGGAGCAAAGTGCTCTAGATTACtcatctgaatctgaaatgcTAGATGAGGAATGCTCTGTGGAGGAGTCAACAGGTGATCTTGATCTAGCATCAGATGAAACAATGGAACAGTGTGCCCAGGAAGAACCCGTCTCATCACATAATGACAATAGAGCCTCCACCACCTTCAGCCAGTCGGCACATGTGCCAGAAGATGAGTATGAAAGCCTTGTTAGAACTGGGAAAGAATGCTATTCTGAAGGAAAACTTAAAGAGGCTTTGGATTCATTTCTCAAAGCTCTTGATATCAGAAGTGGAGATCATGAAATTCAGTTAATGACTATACAGTTGTATCGCAAGCTCAGCCAACACTAG